A single genomic interval of Rhodothermia bacterium harbors:
- a CDS encoding aspartate aminotransferase family protein, translating into MPTIQLKTAIPGPNSRTILERRAAAFPNGLAKSTEVVVAKAHGAIVEDVDGNILIDFAGGIGMQNAGHCPPSVVAAIQEQAAKYIHPGLLVTTFEPAVELAEMLNKLAPMKGPNKTLLASSGAEALEYAVNIAKYYTKRQGIIVFEGAYHGRTLLTMSLTSKYNLFKRGYGAMVGDIYRMYAPNPYRRPAELSEDRYIDWAIRRFEDALVSHVDPSAVAAILIEPVQGEAGFVPVQPRFMQYLREVADKHGILLIADEVQAGSGRTGKLFSIEHTGVQPDIVTMAKSVGAGMPLSAVIGRAEIMDTPHLGAVGGTYSGAPLAAVAGIETLKILTSDTFLTHSKRVADVMEEVLSRWVERFPLVGAARGLGAMRLVEFVKDRESKTPDPDLTLEIIKDASAKGLILIRAGLFSNGIRFLPPMVISEADLREGFAVLEGAIERAHEKREVAIQA; encoded by the coding sequence ATGCCAACAATTCAACTTAAAACAGCGATTCCCGGCCCCAATAGCCGTACCATCTTAGAAAGACGTGCTGCGGCTTTCCCGAATGGCCTTGCCAAATCTACCGAAGTCGTGGTGGCAAAAGCACATGGAGCTATTGTAGAAGATGTGGACGGTAATATTTTAATAGACTTTGCGGGAGGTATCGGGATGCAAAATGCCGGACATTGCCCGCCGTCGGTGGTTGCCGCCATTCAAGAACAGGCCGCTAAATACATTCATCCGGGGCTATTGGTCACCACTTTCGAGCCAGCAGTAGAATTAGCCGAGATGCTAAATAAACTCGCCCCCATGAAAGGCCCCAATAAAACCTTATTGGCCTCTTCGGGAGCCGAGGCATTGGAGTATGCGGTCAATATTGCAAAGTATTACACCAAACGTCAGGGCATTATCGTGTTTGAGGGGGCTTATCACGGTCGTACCCTCCTAACCATGAGCCTGACCAGTAAATACAACCTCTTCAAGCGTGGGTATGGTGCAATGGTAGGGGATATCTACCGGATGTATGCCCCTAATCCGTATCGTCGTCCTGCTGAACTTTCGGAAGACCGTTATATAGATTGGGCCATTCGGCGTTTTGAAGATGCCTTGGTCTCGCACGTAGATCCTTCGGCAGTAGCGGCCATTCTCATCGAGCCTGTTCAGGGTGAAGCCGGATTTGTGCCCGTTCAACCCCGATTTATGCAATACCTGCGTGAGGTGGCCGATAAACATGGCATCCTCCTGATTGCTGACGAAGTGCAGGCAGGCTCCGGAAGGACGGGGAAACTTTTCTCGATCGAGCATACGGGTGTACAACCAGATATTGTGACAATGGCCAAGTCGGTGGGGGCTGGAATGCCACTTTCCGCCGTTATTGGTCGGGCTGAAATTATGGATACACCTCACCTTGGGGCCGTCGGCGGAACCTATTCCGGCGCACCTCTTGCAGCCGTTGCTGGCATAGAAACCCTTAAAATTTTAACCAGTGACACGTTCCTTACACATAGTAAGCGCGTGGCCGATGTGATGGAAGAAGTCCTGTCTCGTTGGGTGGAACGTTTTCCGTTGGTGGGCGCTGCACGAGGCTTAGGAGCCATGCGGCTTGTCGAGTTTGTCAAAGACCGAGAATCCAAAACACCAGACCCAGACCTGACACTCGAAATTATCAAGGATGCTTCCGCAAAGGGCTTGATCTTGATACGCGCTGGCTTATTCTCGAATGGGATTCGCTTTTTGCCACCTATGGTAATTTCGGAGGCGGATTTGCGAGAAGGATTTGCTGTTCTCGAAGGGGCTATCGAACGTGCCCATGAGAAACGAGAGGTCGCAATTCAGGCTTAG
- a CDS encoding GNAT family N-acetyltransferase → MIYATLSSGLVVREAHAGDAADMEAVQRACYPTLSEAEIITADHFANHIHLFPEGQVVIEDKGRVIASASAIRYHYADHHHTFLDISDNLWFGTHEPDGEWLYGMDMGVAPEYRGQGLARQMYNARHQVCIRLGLKGQIIVGMLSGYQTYNSQYDDQYTIEQYYEKVKDGEVFDPTVSVQERNGFTIMNLITDYLDDPCCGNAGAFLKRDV, encoded by the coding sequence ATGATTTACGCAACACTGTCTTCCGGTTTGGTGGTTCGTGAAGCCCACGCCGGAGATGCCGCAGACATGGAGGCCGTACAACGGGCCTGTTATCCTACCCTCTCGGAGGCAGAAATCATTACCGCAGACCACTTTGCCAACCATATCCATTTGTTTCCAGAAGGCCAAGTGGTTATCGAAGACAAGGGGCGGGTAATTGCCTCGGCCTCGGCGATTCGATATCACTATGCCGACCACCATCACACCTTTCTCGATATTTCGGATAACCTGTGGTTTGGTACGCATGAGCCAGACGGAGAATGGCTGTATGGCATGGATATGGGCGTAGCGCCGGAATATCGTGGGCAAGGGTTGGCGCGGCAAATGTACAATGCCCGACATCAGGTTTGCATACGCTTGGGCTTAAAAGGACAAATCATTGTCGGGATGTTGAGTGGTTACCAAACCTACAACTCCCAATATGATGACCAGTACACCATCGAGCAATACTACGAAAAAGTAAAGGATGGCGAGGTCTTTGACCCGACCGTCTCGGTACAGGAACGGAATGGATTTACCATCATGAACCTCATTACCGACTATTTAGACGACCCTTGCTGTGGGAATGCCGGTGCATTTCTGAAACGGGATGTATGA
- the rplT gene encoding 50S ribosomal protein L20, translating to MPRSVNHVASRRRRKKILKLAKGYWGSRSKLITTVKHAVDKALGYAYRDRRQRKRQFRRLWVARINAAARLNGTTYSRLVHGLKQHNIELNRKVLADLAVNDPDAFAAVVSKVNG from the coding sequence ATGCCACGCTCGGTAAACCATGTGGCTTCCCGTCGCCGTCGTAAGAAAATCCTGAAACTTGCGAAAGGCTACTGGGGTTCTCGCAGCAAACTGATCACAACCGTTAAACACGCGGTGGATAAAGCGTTGGGCTATGCCTATCGCGACCGCCGTCAGCGTAAGCGCCAATTCCGTCGCCTTTGGGTGGCTCGGATTAACGCCGCTGCCCGTTTAAACGGAACCACGTACTCGCGTTTAGTTCATGGTCTGAAGCAACACAATATTGAACTGAACCGCAAAGTACTGGCAGATCTTGCCGTGAACGACCCCGATGCTTTTGCTGCAGTAGTAAGCAAAGTTAACGGCTAA
- a CDS encoding carbohydrate binding family 9 domain-containing protein — translation MRYTRHIPVLLFCMTTFVWPRWTVAQAQRTVMQAVRTTTPPLIDGRVDEDIWSQAVVFDTFIQYKPDEGQPVSERTEARVLYDDNALYIAVVCYDRQPERILRRLSRRDRIVESDGVGIAIDSYADRKTSFLFVVNAAGVKSDGLFQNDGSEPDMNWDALWEGVAAMRPDGWSVEYRIPYQALRFAPGEIQTWGILVNRHISRTAEDAMSNPIPRSATGYTSQFGTLEGIRNINPKKTRLVTPYALGGLTLWPSDAEPTWERTTVPEYRVGLDAQVGLTSKTILTMTVNPDFGQVEADQAQLNLTAFETFFPEKRPFFLEGTEIFKTVGALGDDGPRTEMFYTRRIGRRPEGYDDYPDQFDETKGKIRSNPVATPILAAVKLSGKRDNGFAYGLLNAITPATHKRLISATGQKLSYQTAPATRYSVARFQNPLKGAGSYVGGMITGTNRSGATETDAFSGALDFRYNTDDYNVSTEGLWATTRRLTPDGEEQGYHMQARYGSYDHPKFLWQVGVQGSTKGFDANEMGFSQGDNDGFGFLWAQYRNLNPQGKIQQFSVDFVTWHSRVLRPQKLFEQGFNLNPQIQWKNQWFTAFALNLNTAGYDPYESRDHGLYRKPLNMQFFGIVKSDARKPFFFTLNPLVSADRYGKRGWGLQTTFNLNAGSATQLSLEPGMNFTTKETGYADEDTYQGIDFAIFGKRNVDYANLTLRGIHTFRPNLSFQVYGQYFWARGIYADFQKLLPDGRLGELPQPYSGNPHFNYSEVNLNAIARYEFRPGSVLFLVWTQNRSLSEDNTQIGGLDFARNTLERSAANVFLVKASYTIGH, via the coding sequence ATGAGATATACGCGCCATATCCCAGTTCTTCTGTTTTGTATGACCACATTTGTATGGCCTCGGTGGACTGTCGCACAGGCACAACGTACCGTAATGCAGGCTGTCAGGACAACCACGCCCCCGCTTATTGATGGTAGGGTGGATGAAGATATATGGTCTCAAGCGGTTGTTTTTGATACGTTTATACAATACAAGCCGGATGAGGGCCAGCCTGTTTCCGAGAGAACCGAAGCTCGCGTCTTGTACGATGACAACGCTCTTTATATTGCGGTAGTCTGTTACGACCGACAGCCAGAGCGCATCTTGCGTAGGCTTTCACGGCGCGACAGAATCGTAGAGTCCGATGGGGTAGGGATTGCCATAGACAGTTATGCAGACCGCAAGACCTCGTTTTTGTTTGTGGTGAATGCGGCAGGCGTAAAGTCCGATGGCCTTTTTCAAAATGATGGCAGTGAGCCGGACATGAATTGGGATGCCTTGTGGGAAGGCGTGGCTGCGATGCGGCCAGACGGCTGGAGTGTGGAATACCGGATTCCATACCAAGCGTTGCGGTTTGCGCCGGGAGAAATTCAGACGTGGGGTATCTTGGTAAATCGGCACATTAGCCGTACTGCCGAGGATGCCATGTCTAATCCCATTCCCCGATCCGCAACGGGATATACTTCACAATTTGGTACTTTGGAAGGGATTCGCAACATCAATCCCAAGAAAACACGGTTGGTGACGCCCTATGCGCTTGGAGGTTTAACACTTTGGCCTTCAGATGCAGAACCAACTTGGGAACGTACCACAGTCCCCGAATATCGTGTCGGATTGGATGCGCAGGTGGGCCTTACCAGTAAAACCATCCTAACGATGACGGTAAATCCAGATTTCGGGCAGGTTGAAGCCGATCAAGCGCAACTCAACCTTACGGCCTTCGAGACCTTTTTTCCAGAAAAACGCCCTTTCTTTTTAGAAGGGACTGAGATTTTTAAGACCGTTGGGGCTTTAGGGGACGACGGGCCTCGGACGGAGATGTTTTATACGCGGCGTATTGGGCGAAGACCGGAAGGGTATGACGACTATCCCGATCAATTTGATGAAACGAAAGGCAAGATTCGCAGCAATCCGGTGGCAACACCCATTTTGGCAGCTGTTAAGTTAAGTGGCAAGCGCGATAATGGCTTTGCTTATGGCTTGTTGAATGCAATCACCCCCGCCACACACAAACGCCTCATCTCGGCTACAGGTCAGAAGCTTTCTTACCAAACAGCACCGGCCACACGTTATAGTGTAGCGCGGTTCCAAAATCCACTAAAAGGAGCTGGTTCTTATGTTGGGGGGATGATTACAGGTACAAACCGAAGTGGGGCAACCGAGACAGATGCCTTTTCAGGTGCTTTAGATTTTCGGTATAATACGGATGACTACAACGTTTCTACCGAAGGTCTGTGGGCCACAACCCGCCGTTTAACCCCAGATGGAGAAGAACAGGGATACCATATGCAGGCACGTTATGGGTCTTATGATCATCCCAAATTTCTTTGGCAGGTGGGTGTTCAGGGAAGTACAAAGGGTTTTGATGCCAACGAAATGGGCTTTTCTCAGGGAGATAATGATGGTTTTGGATTTTTATGGGCGCAATACCGAAACCTAAACCCGCAAGGAAAGATTCAGCAGTTTTCGGTTGACTTTGTGACGTGGCATTCGCGGGTACTCCGACCGCAAAAGCTATTTGAGCAAGGATTTAACCTCAATCCTCAAATACAATGGAAAAACCAATGGTTTACCGCGTTTGCCTTAAACCTGAATACGGCTGGATACGATCCATATGAGTCGAGGGATCACGGATTATACCGGAAGCCACTCAATATGCAGTTTTTTGGTATCGTGAAAAGTGATGCTCGCAAGCCTTTTTTCTTCACGCTAAACCCTTTGGTTTCGGCAGATCGCTATGGGAAACGGGGCTGGGGGCTGCAAACAACCTTCAATTTAAATGCGGGGTCGGCAACACAGTTGTCGTTGGAGCCGGGGATGAATTTCACTACGAAAGAAACGGGTTATGCAGATGAAGATACCTATCAAGGCATTGATTTTGCCATTTTTGGGAAAAGAAACGTGGATTATGCAAACCTAACCCTTCGTGGGATCCATACGTTTAGGCCAAACCTTAGTTTTCAGGTGTATGGGCAATATTTCTGGGCGCGTGGCATCTATGCAGACTTTCAGAAATTGCTACCAGATGGTCGTTTAGGGGAGCTACCACAACCTTATTCGGGCAACCCTCATTTTAACTACAGCGAAGTGAACCTAAATGCGATTGCGCGTTATGAGTTTCGGCCCGGATCGGTGTTGTTCTTGGTTTGGACACAAAATCGTTCCTTAAGTGAAGACAATACCCAGATTGGTGGCTTGGACTTTGCTCGGAATACTCTTGAGCGCTCAGCCGCAAATGTTTTTCTGGTTAAGGCTTCTTATACCATTGGTCATTGA
- the rpmI gene encoding 50S ribosomal protein L35, giving the protein MPKMKSNSGAKKRFKLTGSGKIKREKAFASHILTKKSRKRKRDLHQSTLVSPQDAPRVHRMLQA; this is encoded by the coding sequence ATGCCAAAAATGAAATCCAACAGCGGCGCAAAAAAGCGTTTTAAGTTGACTGGCAGCGGCAAAATCAAGCGTGAAAAAGCCTTCGCAAGCCATATTCTGACAAAGAAGTCTCGGAAGCGGAAGCGCGATTTGCACCAATCCACGCTCGTTTCGCCACAAGATGCTCCGCGTGTACACCGGATGCTACAAGCCTAA
- the infC gene encoding translation initiation factor IF-3 — protein MGKQFQGQRNQQDRDRNRDQGPRINRQIRADIVRVVGSEGQHGVMTLDEALELAQRQELDLVEISADAKPPVCKIIDFGKFRYEQQKKEREAKKKQHNIVLKEIRFGPQTDEHDFQFKLKHAQEFLGEGNKVKAYVQFKGRAIMYSNQGAELLRRFVEQLKDISKVDQAPTLEGRRMTTILSPAKKK, from the coding sequence ATCGGAAAACAGTTTCAAGGCCAGCGTAATCAGCAAGACAGAGATCGCAACCGTGATCAGGGGCCGCGTATTAACCGCCAAATTCGTGCAGATATCGTTCGTGTGGTAGGCTCGGAGGGTCAGCACGGCGTCATGACCTTAGACGAAGCGTTAGAATTGGCGCAACGACAGGAATTGGACTTGGTTGAAATCTCGGCTGATGCCAAGCCACCTGTTTGTAAAATTATTGACTTTGGCAAATTCCGCTACGAACAACAGAAAAAAGAGCGCGAAGCCAAGAAAAAACAACACAATATCGTTCTCAAAGAAATTCGCTTTGGACCGCAAACCGATGAGCACGACTTCCAGTTTAAACTTAAACATGCGCAAGAATTCCTTGGCGAAGGCAATAAGGTAAAGGCATATGTGCAGTTTAAAGGCCGTGCCATTATGTACAGTAACCAAGGTGCAGAACTCTTAAGACGCTTTGTGGAACAACTGAAAGACATCTCAAAAGTGGATCAGGCGCCAACCTTAGAGGGACGTCGGATGACCACCATCCTGTCTCCGGCCAAGAAAAAATAA
- a CDS encoding sodium:proton antiporter — protein sequence MKLLTPFPHRKTSLLGTPVPQTPFARFLMGAVLVLVALIPIAVFAQEAAEDAEAVKQYFGWLSLIPPIVVVAAAVLMKRSFEPLVIGCLVGFVMTDGLSGFFSKSVDTTMAVLMDESSQWVILVCGLYGSLIFLLMISGSALALGEKLKERAKTPRSALLVTWFMGIFLFLDDYLNALTAGVTMRKVTDSHRISREMLAFVVSSMAVTASVLIPMSTWQAYVGELLVSSNLVSEDNAWQGFVWTIPYNVYAWVSLFLAPLVIFKVLPMFPGLTKAETRAQTTGQLVPSGSEHMVAEMPLSETAHKAQWFDFLVPVLVLIGATFWMEIDALKGIFVAIVFTIMYYWGRGLATFNQLSDGIWEGFKSMVFALGILMLSYILKKLGDDMGLTEFVVDSIKDVNKGFLPLLVFVSLGAISFATGNNWGMYAIAIPLMVPVAAATGLNPYLLIGAIIAAGVFGAHGCYYSDARVLVSAATEVDNVHHGQTQLPLVMITFVVSCLIYLALGFMA from the coding sequence ATGAAACTCCTTACCCCATTCCCACATCGGAAAACATCCCTGCTTGGAACACCAGTTCCGCAAACACCTTTCGCCCGTTTTTTAATGGGAGCTGTTCTGGTCTTGGTTGCACTCATCCCAATTGCCGTCTTTGCACAAGAAGCCGCCGAAGATGCCGAAGCAGTAAAACAATACTTTGGATGGCTTTCTTTAATACCGCCGATTGTGGTGGTGGCAGCGGCTGTTCTTATGAAGCGGTCTTTTGAACCCTTGGTGATTGGGTGTTTGGTTGGCTTTGTGATGACAGATGGCCTTAGTGGGTTCTTCAGTAAATCGGTTGACACCACAATGGCAGTACTGATGGACGAGTCTTCACAGTGGGTGATTTTGGTCTGTGGTTTATACGGTTCATTGATTTTCTTGCTCATGATTTCTGGCTCGGCCTTGGCCTTGGGCGAAAAACTGAAAGAACGTGCCAAAACCCCGCGTAGTGCCCTCTTGGTGACGTGGTTTATGGGAATCTTCTTGTTCTTGGATGATTATCTGAATGCGCTTACCGCAGGTGTTACCATGCGGAAAGTGACCGACTCGCACCGGATTTCCCGCGAGATGTTGGCTTTTGTGGTGTCTTCTATGGCTGTTACCGCCTCCGTATTGATCCCAATGTCCACATGGCAGGCGTATGTTGGTGAATTGCTGGTTTCTTCAAACCTTGTAAGCGAAGACAATGCATGGCAAGGATTTGTATGGACGATCCCTTACAATGTATATGCTTGGGTCAGTTTATTCTTGGCTCCACTTGTCATTTTTAAGGTTTTGCCGATGTTTCCGGGATTGACCAAGGCAGAGACTCGTGCACAAACTACGGGACAATTGGTTCCAAGTGGCTCCGAGCACATGGTGGCCGAGATGCCGCTCTCGGAAACCGCACACAAAGCGCAATGGTTTGATTTCTTAGTGCCCGTTCTGGTACTCATTGGTGCTACCTTCTGGATGGAAATTGACGCCCTTAAGGGGATTTTTGTCGCTATCGTGTTTACCATTATGTATTACTGGGGGCGTGGATTGGCAACCTTTAACCAACTTTCGGACGGGATCTGGGAAGGCTTTAAGAGCATGGTTTTTGCACTGGGCATTCTGATGCTCTCCTATATCCTAAAAAAACTGGGCGATGACATGGGCCTCACCGAGTTTGTTGTGGACAGTATTAAGGATGTCAACAAGGGCTTTTTACCGCTTTTGGTCTTTGTAAGCCTTGGTGCAATTTCTTTTGCAACCGGAAATAACTGGGGCATGTATGCCATTGCAATCCCGCTCATGGTTCCGGTGGCCGCAGCAACAGGTCTTAATCCATACCTCTTGATTGGGGCTATCATTGCTGCTGGCGTGTTTGGAGCACACGGTTGTTATTATTCTGATGCACGGGTCTTGGTCTCGGCAGCAACGGAGGTGGATAACGTCCATCATGGCCAAACGCAATTACCATTGGTTATGATTACCTTTGTTGTATCCTGTTTGATTTACCTTGCTTTGGGCTTTATGGCCTAA
- the thrS gene encoding threonine--tRNA ligase encodes MIQITLPDGSARSYENGVTGRQIAESISMGLARNALAISVNGVVWDLSRPITTDAKIAIHTWNDTEGKTTYWHSSAHLMAEALEALYPGVKLGIGPAIENGFYYDVDLGGERKLSSEDLPEIEAKMVELAKRDVPYVRKDVTKSDAITYFTEKQDPYKLELLENLPDGEITFYEQGDFTDLCRGPHIPSTGAIKAIKLMSVAGAYWRGDEKRAQMTRIYGITFPKKSELEQYITRLEEAKKRDHRKLGKELELFTFSEKVGMGLPLWLPKGARLRDTLVAFLKKAQTEAGYLPVVTPHIGNKELYITSGHYEKYGKDSFQPIATPNEGEEYLLKPMNCPHHCEIYKSKPRSYRDLPIRFAEFGTVYRYEQSGELHGLTRVRGFTQDDAHLFCRPDQLSDEFKKVIDLVLYVFTKLGFEDYTAQISLRDPENKAKYIGTDEVWDKAERAIIEAVSEKGLPAVTEYGEAAFYGPKLDFMVRDAIGRKWQLGTIQVDYTLPERFELEYTGADNQKHRPVMIHRAPFGSLERFVAVLIEHCAGNFPVWLAPTQAIVLPITDAQNEYAHNVVKTLQAAGIRVELDERSEKVGKKIREAELQKIPFMLVVGKQEAENQSVALRKHGEGDLGVRSLTACAEMLQEYALV; translated from the coding sequence ATGATTCAGATTACCCTGCCGGATGGCTCCGCCCGATCATACGAAAATGGTGTTACGGGACGCCAAATTGCCGAAAGTATTTCGATGGGCTTGGCCCGTAATGCCTTGGCCATCTCCGTGAACGGCGTTGTTTGGGACTTGTCGCGCCCCATTACCACCGATGCGAAAATTGCGATCCATACATGGAACGACACCGAAGGTAAGACCACCTATTGGCACTCGTCTGCACACCTCATGGCCGAGGCGTTGGAGGCATTGTACCCGGGGGTAAAACTTGGTATTGGTCCCGCAATAGAAAATGGCTTTTATTATGACGTGGACTTGGGCGGCGAGCGGAAACTCTCGTCGGAAGACCTTCCGGAAATTGAGGCGAAAATGGTGGAATTGGCGAAGCGCGATGTTCCTTATGTCCGCAAAGACGTCACAAAATCAGATGCAATCACCTACTTTACCGAGAAACAAGACCCCTATAAATTGGAACTTCTGGAAAATTTGCCGGATGGGGAGATTACATTTTATGAGCAAGGTGATTTTACAGACCTCTGCCGAGGGCCACATATCCCATCTACAGGAGCGATCAAGGCCATAAAACTGATGTCAGTCGCCGGAGCTTATTGGCGAGGAGATGAGAAGCGGGCGCAAATGACGCGCATTTATGGCATCACCTTCCCCAAAAAGAGCGAGTTGGAGCAGTATATAACCCGATTGGAAGAAGCCAAAAAGCGGGATCATCGCAAGTTGGGCAAGGAATTGGAGTTGTTTACATTCTCCGAGAAGGTGGGCATGGGGCTTCCACTCTGGTTACCCAAAGGGGCACGCTTACGAGACACCTTGGTGGCGTTCCTGAAAAAAGCCCAAACCGAAGCCGGATACTTGCCTGTGGTTACGCCACACATTGGTAACAAAGAACTATACATTACCTCCGGGCATTATGAGAAGTACGGGAAAGATTCCTTTCAGCCGATCGCAACCCCAAATGAGGGCGAGGAATATTTACTCAAACCCATGAACTGCCCGCATCACTGCGAAATATACAAGTCTAAACCACGTTCATACCGAGACCTGCCTATCCGATTTGCCGAGTTTGGAACGGTTTATCGCTACGAACAGTCCGGTGAGCTGCATGGCCTTACGCGCGTGAGAGGCTTTACGCAAGACGACGCACACCTCTTCTGTCGCCCCGATCAACTTAGCGACGAGTTTAAAAAAGTGATAGATTTGGTGCTTTATGTCTTCACCAAATTAGGGTTTGAAGATTATACCGCCCAAATCTCGCTCCGTGACCCCGAAAACAAGGCAAAATACATTGGAACGGATGAGGTCTGGGATAAAGCAGAACGCGCCATCATTGAGGCCGTCTCGGAAAAGGGACTGCCCGCCGTTACTGAATATGGCGAAGCTGCTTTCTATGGCCCAAAATTAGACTTTATGGTGCGCGATGCGATTGGGCGGAAATGGCAATTAGGAACCATCCAGGTGGATTATACCCTGCCCGAACGTTTTGAACTGGAATATACCGGCGCAGATAACCAAAAACACCGCCCCGTTATGATTCACCGCGCACCTTTTGGGTCGTTAGAACGCTTTGTCGCTGTTCTCATTGAACATTGTGCAGGAAATTTCCCCGTTTGGCTGGCCCCTACCCAAGCCATTGTACTGCCCATTACCGATGCGCAAAATGAATACGCACACAACGTGGTAAAAACCTTACAAGCCGCCGGAATTCGGGTGGAACTGGATGAACGTAGCGAGAAAGTGGGCAAAAAAATCCGTGAGGCCGAATTGCAAAAAATCCCTTTTATGTTGGTCGTAGGTAAACAAGAGGCCGAGAACCAAAGCGTTGCCCTTCGTAAACACGGCGAAGGCGACTTGGGCGTGCGCTCCTTAACCGCATGTGCCGAAATGCTACAAGAATACGCGCTGGTCTAA
- a CDS encoding NAD-dependent succinate-semialdehyde dehydrogenase, whose product MFKQYIGGQWCEAVEGGEWSVVNPADESVIMQVPFGGAADAVVALRAAEDALPGWKAMNPYDRAVILKRAAQIMRDRAYDFGEQTVLESGKPLIEAAGEWMVAGNLFEWFAEEGKRSYGQIIPAARNGKRQHVIYQPIGVVGIITAWNFPAYNTARVWAAALAAGCTFVAKPSEFTPMTAHLMMAALAEAGLPAGCGNLIIGDAPAIGEVFLNHTACRKIHFVGSTRVGRLLMDGASRTHTKLSLELGGNAPVLIFPDVEVEKIAPSAVSAKFRNCGQVCISPQRFLVHESIYDRFVEIATERTAALKWGSGLEASSNVGPLINARQRSHVDDLVKRAIAHGARLMCGGGVPSSPEKGYFYQPTVLADVTPDNPIFNEELFGPVMPITPFRTTEEAIALANQTEYGLSAYIWTQSLSNAMTVAESIEFGIVGVNEWAPQSVEAPFGGWKASGIGAECGQDGLHEYLEQKLISYAL is encoded by the coding sequence ATGTTTAAACAGTATATCGGCGGCCAATGGTGCGAAGCCGTAGAAGGCGGGGAATGGTCGGTAGTGAATCCGGCAGACGAATCGGTGATCATGCAAGTCCCCTTTGGTGGAGCAGCGGATGCAGTTGTAGCACTTCGTGCGGCAGAGGATGCTTTGCCGGGTTGGAAGGCCATGAACCCCTATGATCGGGCGGTGATTTTAAAACGTGCCGCCCAAATTATGCGGGATCGTGCGTATGACTTTGGCGAGCAAACGGTTTTGGAATCGGGCAAACCGCTCATAGAAGCTGCTGGTGAATGGATGGTGGCCGGAAATTTATTTGAATGGTTTGCCGAAGAAGGCAAACGCTCCTATGGCCAGATTATTCCCGCTGCCCGTAATGGTAAACGCCAACATGTGATCTATCAACCCATTGGTGTGGTAGGAATTATTACTGCTTGGAACTTCCCCGCATACAATACGGCAAGGGTGTGGGCTGCAGCACTTGCGGCAGGCTGTACTTTTGTGGCCAAACCATCCGAATTTACGCCGATGACGGCACATTTGATGATGGCAGCCTTGGCGGAGGCTGGGCTTCCGGCAGGTTGTGGGAACCTAATCATTGGGGATGCGCCAGCAATTGGGGAGGTGTTTTTGAATCATACCGCTTGCCGGAAAATCCACTTTGTGGGGAGTACACGGGTAGGGCGTTTGCTGATGGACGGGGCTTCGAGAACGCATACCAAGCTCTCGTTGGAGTTGGGCGGAAATGCGCCGGTGCTCATCTTCCCAGATGTGGAGGTGGAGAAAATCGCGCCGTCGGCAGTCTCGGCCAAGTTTCGGAATTGTGGCCAAGTCTGTATTTCACCACAACGCTTTTTGGTGCATGAATCCATCTATGATCGCTTTGTAGAAATTGCCACCGAGCGGACGGCGGCGCTGAAGTGGGGCAGTGGCTTAGAGGCGAGCAGCAACGTCGGTCCACTCATCAATGCACGGCAACGATCTCATGTGGATGATTTGGTGAAGCGTGCTATTGCACATGGTGCGCGTTTAATGTGTGGCGGAGGTGTCCCATCATCTCCCGAAAAAGGATATTTTTACCAACCCACCGTTCTGGCAGATGTTACGCCAGATAACCCCATTTTTAATGAAGAACTTTTTGGGCCAGTAATGCCCATAACCCCATTCCGAACAACCGAAGAAGCCATTGCCCTTGCGAACCAAACCGAATATGGCCTTTCCGCCTATATCTGGACGCAAAGCCTAAGCAATGCTATGACGGTGGCCGAGTCCATCGAATTTGGCATTGTTGGGGTTAATGAATGGGCACCACAATCGGTAGAAGCACCTTTTGGCGGGTGGAAAGCCAGTGGTATCGGTGCGGAATGTGGTCAAGACGGACTCCACGAATACCTTGAACAAAAACTAATTTCTTACGCCTTATGA